The following are encoded together in the bacterium genome:
- a CDS encoding DUF2273 domain-containing protein — MNEIKDKLIQIVSAYPGAVIGSVIGLLAGLLIITFGLLKVIILLLCISLGILLGFIVTQTREGK, encoded by the coding sequence ATGAACGAAATAAAAGATAAACTAATACAAATAGTATCTGCTTATCCTGGAGCGGTTATTGGGTCAGTAATCGGTTTATTAGCTGGCCTTTTAATTATTACCTTTGGCTTGCTTAAGGTTATTATTCTTTTGCTGTGTATTTCTCTGGGGATACTTTTAGGTTTTATTGTGACCCAAACCAGGGAAGGAAAATAG
- a CDS encoding thiamine-phosphate pyrophosphorylase has product MEDKIYRIIDANINRAKEGIRVVEDVCRFVLEDEELTSKLKKIRHQIGKLTHKLVNYSSLLTSRDSESDPGLSISAQNKEKRKDYVDLVISNMCRAEESCRVLEEISKLKDENLSFEFEKIRYALYLLEKEVVKIIERSVCNC; this is encoded by the coding sequence ATGGAAGACAAAATATACCGAATTATTGATGCCAATATAAATCGAGCAAAAGAAGGAATAAGAGTTGTAGAAGATGTATGTCGATTTGTTTTAGAAGATGAAGAACTAACCTCAAAACTAAAAAAAATCCGTCATCAAATCGGAAAATTAACACATAAGTTAGTCAATTATTCCTCACTTTTAACCTCAAGGGATAGCGAATCTGACCCAGGGTTATCCATCTCAGCCCAAAATAAGGAAAAAAGAAAGGATTATGTGGATTTAGTTATTTCAAATATGTGTCGGGCTGAGGAATCCTGTCGTGTTCTGGAAGAAATTAGTAAACTCAAAGACGAAAATCTAAGTTTTGAATTCGAGAAAATCCGATATGCTCTGTATTTATTAGAAAAAGAGGTAGTTAAAATAATTGAAAGGTCTGTATGCAATTGTTGA
- the thiE gene encoding thiamine phosphate synthase: MKGLYAIVDYELFGEKMDEVTQQIIAAGVKIIQFRAKHLTDREFINHALKLRKLTQGITFIINDRVDITLAVEADGVHLGQDDMPISLARPLLKNKIIGLSTHNFEQAIKATKEKIDYLAIGPIYQTTTKKNAIKPIGPEIIQKIKQITSIPVVAIGGINEGNIEEVIKAGADVIAIASGLLNKNSG, translated from the coding sequence TTGAAAGGTCTGTATGCAATTGTTGATTATGAATTATTTGGAGAAAAAATGGACGAAGTTACCCAACAGATAATTGCGGCTGGGGTAAAAATAATTCAATTCCGTGCTAAACATCTCACCGATAGAGAATTTATCAATCACGCCTTAAAACTCCGCAAATTAACTCAAGGAATAACCTTCATCATTAATGACCGTGTAGATATTACCTTAGCCGTAGAGGCAGATGGTGTCCATCTTGGCCAGGATGATATGCCTATTTCTTTGGCTCGTCCGTTACTCAAAAATAAAATAATCGGTCTATCAACTCATAATTTTGAGCAAGCAATTAAAGCCACTAAAGAGAAAATAGATTATCTTGCCATTGGACCTATCTATCAAACCACCACGAAAAAAAATGCAATAAAACCTATTGGTCCTGAAATAATCCAGAAAATTAAACAGATAACCTCAATACCTGTTGTTGCTATTGGCGGTATTAATGAAGGAAATATTGAGGAAGTAATTAAAGCAGGAGCAGATGTCATTGCCATTGCCTCGGGATTATTAAACAAAAATTCCGGGTAA